From Hydractinia symbiolongicarpus strain clone_291-10 chromosome 11, HSymV2.1, whole genome shotgun sequence, the proteins below share one genomic window:
- the LOC130614322 gene encoding P2Y purinoceptor 8-like, with amino-acid sequence MSNLNNTSLINNTTKGTVEAVTELWLVYGIDYVIVTLAILFHMLGIASLWKTKTREISNQSILLMHLSMTSFPSIILNAIAIYHKAHRMYFPEGFIVCYNISHMAYILSLIYLAFDRLLFVLLTLKYRIYIVRLVIIVALVILWCIALSYGVMMEFGKLVNHSWYVQYSSYIYNGFVIVFTTVAYLSIIFKVIVSSRLVASSTVNAKTKIRKYAVPFCIVMTFFLFVFLPSLIANEVLPMITKYYRRTFLIGLIGLNVLNNVFDPIIYIFLQPKIRKKLRRYISHVCTHTKKTLSDTVVYKRKARKEKASNCTLDAYSHSSLVNVRYEQK; translated from the coding sequence ATGTCTAACTTAAACAACACGTCTCTGATAAACAACACAACGAAAGGAACAGTAGAAGCTGTAACAGAACTGTGGCTGGTGTATGGTATAGACTATGTGATTGTAACACTCGCCATTTTATTTCACATGCTTGGTATTGCTTCGTTgtggaaaacaaaaacaagagaGATTTCTAATCAGAGCATTCTATTAATGCATTTGAGTATGACGTCATTTCCAAGTATCATTCTTAATGCAATTGCTATATACCATAAAGCTCATCGGATGTATTTCCCTGAAGGGTTTATTGTGTGTTACAACATTTCACACATGGCGTACATACTAAGTTTAATCTATTTAGCATTTGATcgacttttgtttgttttgttgacACTCAAGTATCGCATCTACATAGTCCGACTTGTCATTATTGTTGCTTTGGTGATATTATGGTGTATCGCTCTTAGTTATGGTGTTATGATGGAATTTGGAAAGCTAGTTAATCATAGCTGGTATGTGCAGTATTCGTCGTACATTTATAACGGCTTTGTTATCGTGTTCACGACTGTCGCATATTTGTCGATTATATTCAAAGTTATAGTTTCGTCGAGACTCGTCGCATCGAGTACAGTGAATGCGAAAACAAAAATTCGTAAAtatgcggtaccattttgtatCGTcatgacattttttttgtttgtttttctgccGAGTTTGATAGCGAACGAAGTTTTACCAATGATAACAAAGTATTACAGAAGAACATTTCTGATTGGTCTAATTGGACTCAATGTTTTGAATAATGTTTTCGATCCCATTATTTACATCTTCCTGCAGCCAAAAATACGAAAGAAATTGCGCAGGTATATATCTCACGTATGTACCCACACAAAGAAAACACTTTCAGATACAGTGGTCTATAAAAGAAAGGCAAGGAAAGAGAAAGCTTCCAATTGTACATTAGATGCATACAGCCACTCAAGTCTGGTTAATGTTAGATATGAACAGAAGTAA